In Thermodesulfobacteriota bacterium, the following proteins share a genomic window:
- a CDS encoding PIN domain nuclease, with protein sequence MTLVDTTVWIDLFAGRNTPQVSSFESLIVNREDICLCGVILTEVLQGIRDEKEYLKTESVLSNLIYLPMEHGTFLLAAGIYRSLRSKGITIRNSIDCMIAAVCIENKIPILHNDKDFDLIAREFDLEVLKV encoded by the coding sequence ATGACTCTTGTAGATACTACAGTATGGATTGACCTATTCGCAGGCCGTAATACACCTCAGGTGTCTTCTTTTGAGTCATTGATAGTAAATAGAGAAGATATATGTTTATGCGGTGTTATTCTTACCGAGGTACTACAGGGAATCAGAGACGAGAAAGAATATCTAAAGACAGAATCGGTACTTTCAAACCTAATATATCTACCCATGGAACATGGTACGTTTCTTCTTGCCGCTGGCATATATAGGTCACTTCGATCAAAGGGTATCACAATTAGAAATTCCATTGACTGCATGATAGCGGCGGTTTGTATTGAAAATAAAATACCAATTCTACACAACGATAAGGATTTCGATCTGATTGCTAGAGAGTTTGATCTGGAGGTTTTAAAGGTATGA
- a CDS encoding bifunctional riboflavin kinase/FAD synthetase: MKIIFNPEEPLEFPTSVTIGIFDGVHVGHKKIIGLLKNEAREKGLHSCVVTFHPHPQKVLRGTAMPLIVPLRERLKLLEKEGVDITVCFNFTKEFAQISAKDFVRDTLVRKLRVRTIFVGPDFFFGRKREGNIDLLESLGRTHGFETKIVEPVSLDNEPVSSTVIRDLIENGKVEKAGRFLGRNFFIEGRIKEGEKRGRVLGFPTANLDTDWELLPKRGVYVTWAYIDEKIFKSITNVGIRPTFDANQLLIETHLLDFSGDVYGKTMRLEFLERLRDERRFESVDALVAEIRKDVEKAKEIFDKKSTVGL; this comes from the coding sequence ATGAAGATAATTTTCAACCCCGAAGAACCGCTTGAATTTCCTACATCCGTAACCATCGGAATCTTCGATGGGGTTCACGTAGGACATAAGAAAATCATCGGGCTCCTGAAAAATGAGGCCCGGGAAAAGGGTCTTCATTCCTGTGTTGTCACTTTTCACCCTCATCCCCAGAAGGTGCTCCGCGGAACAGCCATGCCGCTCATAGTCCCCCTGAGAGAAAGACTGAAACTCCTGGAGAAAGAAGGAGTAGACATAACCGTATGCTTTAATTTCACCAAAGAGTTTGCCCAAATATCCGCCAAGGATTTTGTGAGAGACACCCTAGTAAGAAAGTTGCGTGTTAGGACTATATTCGTGGGTCCGGACTTTTTTTTCGGCAGGAAAAGAGAAGGCAACATCGATTTGCTGGAATCGCTGGGCAGGACCCATGGCTTCGAGACCAAAATAGTGGAACCCGTTTCCCTGGACAACGAACCGGTCAGCAGCACCGTTATTAGGGATTTGATCGAAAACGGAAAGGTGGAAAAAGCGGGAAGATTCCTTGGCAGAAATTTCTTTATCGAGGGCAGAATAAAAGAGGGAGAAAAGAGGGGAAGGGTGCTCGGCTTCCCCACCGCCAACCTAGATACCGACTGGGAGCTTCTTCCTAAAAGAGGAGTTTACGTTACCTGGGCGTACATTGACGAGAAAATCTTCAAGAGCATAACCAACGTCGGTATCCGCCCCACCTTCGATGCTAACCAGCTACTCATAGAAACTCACCTACTTGATTTCAGTGGCGACGTTTACGGAAAAACCATGAGACTGGAGTTCTTAGAAAGATTGAGAGACGAAAGACGGTTCGAAAGCGTCGATGCTCTGGTTGCAGAGATTAGAAAGGACGTGGAGAAGGCGAAAGAGATTTTTGATAAAAAGAGCACGGTCGGTCTATAG
- a CDS encoding Mth938-like domain-containing protein — protein MVISPRIKRISWGRIEVEGNEKPFKDAKLFPGGSREWDWNETGTRHVPGIQPADVEELLEHGATEVILSKGVYEQLQVCPETLEMLKQRGITTHVLQTEEAVRLYNELREKKRVGGLFHSTC, from the coding sequence ATGGTTATTTCTCCAAGAATAAAGAGAATATCCTGGGGTAGAATAGAGGTAGAAGGTAACGAGAAGCCATTCAAAGATGCCAAACTCTTTCCCGGAGGCTCCAGGGAATGGGATTGGAACGAAACCGGTACCCGTCATGTGCCGGGCATCCAACCCGCCGATGTAGAAGAATTGCTGGAGCACGGCGCTACTGAAGTGATACTTTCAAAAGGTGTGTACGAGCAACTCCAAGTTTGTCCGGAGACCCTGGAGATGCTCAAGCAAAGAGGTATCACCACACATGTATTGCAAACCGAAGAAGCAGTTAGGCTCTACAACGAGCTAAGGGAAAAGAAGAGAGTAGGTGGGCTATTTCATTCAACATGCTGA
- the trkA gene encoding Trk system potassium transporter TrkA, translating to MRIVIIGAGQIGSFLAKSLSQEHDIVVIEKERDTVERIKETLDVLTIQGDGDNPAVLKEAEIEKADIVICVSGDDRTNILSALFSHSHGIQRVIARIDDPRYLEYPALLKRPEILIVNTGSIVAEKITGLISAPFAWKTETFAMGKIQMLKLKIEESAPIIGKKLAELGPAKSWIFVAVSRNGKITIPTGETRLKAGDYVFAFGVPSVLQRLKELLGVREEKVESVVIVGGGKIGSKVAMNLCEHEISVRLIENDPNQARRIAEDLPSVLVFNGDATDSETLKEAGVASADYFIALTGDDEDNVFSALLAKNLGAKKATVLYTKPEYIEVIEAIGVDRAVSVRLATANEILSHLRIGGVTHVALVEEGKAEVLEFEVTKNTKILDCPLQKAGFPHGAIVGIVSRGSEVIIPRGDYKPLLGDRLIVFSLPEAVKNVEKILG from the coding sequence ATGCGCATTGTAATCATAGGAGCCGGTCAAATCGGGTCCTTTCTGGCAAAAAGTCTCTCTCAGGAACACGACATCGTGGTCATCGAGAAAGAGAGGGACACGGTCGAGCGGATTAAAGAAACACTCGACGTTCTTACCATTCAGGGCGACGGAGACAACCCGGCCGTCTTGAAAGAAGCGGAGATAGAGAAGGCTGATATAGTAATTTGCGTCTCCGGAGATGACCGAACCAATATCCTTTCCGCCCTTTTTTCCCACTCTCACGGGATCCAAAGGGTCATTGCCCGGATTGACGACCCCAGATACCTGGAGTATCCGGCTCTTCTCAAAAGGCCGGAGATACTAATCGTCAATACCGGGTCTATAGTTGCCGAGAAAATTACCGGCCTCATCAGTGCACCTTTCGCCTGGAAGACGGAAACGTTTGCCATGGGCAAGATTCAGATGCTGAAGCTAAAGATAGAAGAATCCGCCCCGATAATCGGAAAGAAGCTAGCCGAGCTGGGCCCGGCTAAATCCTGGATATTCGTGGCAGTATCCAGAAACGGAAAGATTACCATACCCACCGGGGAAACCAGGTTAAAGGCAGGAGACTACGTTTTTGCCTTTGGAGTCCCGTCGGTCCTTCAAAGACTCAAGGAACTTCTTGGAGTGAGAGAGGAAAAAGTAGAATCGGTGGTCATAGTAGGCGGTGGAAAAATCGGTAGTAAAGTGGCGATGAACCTTTGTGAGCATGAGATTTCCGTGAGGTTAATCGAGAATGACCCTAACCAGGCCAGGAGAATCGCCGAAGATCTACCGAGCGTGTTAGTATTCAATGGCGATGCCACAGACAGCGAAACGCTCAAAGAAGCCGGCGTCGCTTCCGCCGATTACTTCATCGCCCTCACCGGTGATGACGAGGATAATGTATTCAGCGCACTCCTGGCCAAGAATCTGGGGGCTAAGAAGGCTACTGTTCTCTACACCAAGCCCGAGTACATAGAGGTAATCGAGGCGATCGGCGTGGACAGGGCGGTGAGCGTGAGGCTTGCCACCGCTAACGAAATTTTGAGCCATCTAAGAATCGGGGGGGTTACTCACGTAGCTCTAGTCGAAGAAGGAAAAGCAGAAGTGCTGGAATTTGAAGTAACCAAGAATACAAAAATCCTCGACTGTCCGCTTCAAAAAGCAGGATTTCCACATGGGGCCATAGTCGGAATTGTCTCTCGTGGGAGCGAAGTAATCATACCCCGGGGAGACTACAAACCGCTTCTAGGGGACAGGCTAATTGTTTTCTCTCTTCCCGAGGCAGTAAAAAACGTAGAGAAGATTCTCGGCTAG
- a CDS encoding type II toxin-antitoxin system VapB family antitoxin: protein MKRTNIVIDESLVKKALKATGLKTRRELVDYALRELIRRESQKDILELKGKVTWQGDIKAMRKGRIS, encoded by the coding sequence ATGAAACGCACAAATATTGTCATCGATGAGTCATTGGTAAAAAAAGCGCTCAAGGCTACCGGACTCAAGACACGCAGAGAGTTGGTTGATTACGCCTTGCGTGAACTAATCCGTCGAGAATCCCAGAAAGACATTCTGGAATTAAAAGGAAAGGTTACATGGCAAGGTGATATCAAGGCTATGCGTAAAGGCCGAATATCCTAA
- a CDS encoding shikimate dehydrogenase, whose amino-acid sequence MSIKATTKVYGIFGHPVNHSLSPIMHNCAFQALDLDCVYVAFDIQPKDLESAARAIKSLGIAGVNITIPHKESMTFFLDQISPEVALTGAVNTVKNDNGKLKGYNTDVGGFLRAIKEDLGLHPKGLSVTVLGAGGAGRAVLSALCMNDASHVYLINRTFDKAKKLVSEFKKHFKDTMIEAISPEDKQMVESCLGSTNLLVNATSAGMEGSSLFDIPLEFLPKDSKVYDLVYKPRQTELIKRAKELGHKVSGGLSMLLYQGVESFKIWTGIDAPVEAMRKAIQ is encoded by the coding sequence TTGAGCATAAAAGCAACTACCAAGGTCTATGGTATCTTTGGTCATCCGGTAAACCATAGCCTTTCCCCGATAATGCACAACTGTGCTTTCCAGGCGCTTGATCTAGACTGCGTATACGTTGCTTTCGATATACAGCCTAAGGACCTTGAGTCTGCCGCTCGCGCAATCAAGTCCCTGGGAATCGCCGGGGTGAACATCACCATTCCCCACAAGGAAAGCATGACCTTTTTCCTAGATCAAATCTCTCCCGAGGTGGCACTTACCGGCGCCGTCAATACAGTGAAGAACGATAACGGAAAGCTGAAAGGGTATAACACAGATGTGGGAGGATTTCTTAGGGCGATAAAGGAGGATCTAGGGCTTCATCCAAAGGGTTTGAGTGTGACTGTATTGGGAGCCGGGGGAGCGGGGCGAGCTGTGCTTTCGGCGCTATGCATGAATGACGCATCCCATGTTTACCTGATAAACCGGACCTTCGACAAAGCAAAAAAACTGGTATCCGAGTTCAAAAAGCACTTCAAAGACACGATGATCGAGGCTATTTCCCCCGAGGATAAGCAGATGGTCGAAAGCTGTCTGGGTAGCACTAACCTCCTGGTTAACGCCACTTCTGCCGGAATGGAGGGTAGCAGTCTATTCGATATACCCCTCGAGTTCCTGCCCAAAGACTCGAAGGTATATGACTTAGTTTATAAGCCTCGCCAGACCGAGCTTATCAAAAGAGCAAAGGAGCTTGGTCACAAGGTCTCCGGAGGACTCAGTATGCTTTTATATCAAGGAGTAGAAAGCTTCAAGATATGGACGGGAATAGACGCCCCGGTAGAGGCTATGAGAAAAGCCATCCAATAA
- a CDS encoding MAE_28990/MAE_18760 family HEPN-like nuclease, with the protein MRKLFVITLFIVGVWLVLRAFQSWEEAYCSKLFLDKVFREIVSMLGLDYSPYATKEKIIDERLLGLRNNIAHGKYLTIDLRDYLELHSEVITMLNTFRNQIDNSANTQSYLRR; encoded by the coding sequence ATGAGAAAGCTTTTCGTTATTACTTTGTTTATAGTAGGGGTTTGGTTAGTCCTACGGGCTTTTCAGTCCTGGGAAGAGGCGTATTGTTCTAAATTATTTCTTGACAAGGTTTTCCGGGAGATTGTTTCTATGCTAGGTCTTGACTATTCGCCCTATGCTACTAAGGAAAAAATCATCGACGAGAGATTGCTTGGCTTAAGAAATAATATAGCTCATGGTAAATACCTTACGATAGATCTTAGGGATTACTTAGAACTGCATAGCGAAGTTATAACCATGCTGAACACTTTTAGAAATCAGATTGACAACTCAGCCAATACTCAATCTTATCTCCGAAGATGA
- a CDS encoding TrkA family potassium uptake protein — protein sequence MKRARFLVCGLGNFGSYLARRLFEKGQEVIAIDIDEKRVAEAKDYVSEAVVADVSEREALDQIGLGSIDAAVISLGESRIDASVLATLHIRDIGITRIIVKAISQDHARIVEKIGATEVIFPEREAALRLADKLSTPHVFEQINLHEGYALVEMKAPKELCDKTLQEAHIRSKYGITVVWINRKTAEGKEVSIVPRPEDKIMAGDVLFVLGEEKAIEGFKKLRI from the coding sequence ATGAAGAGAGCCAGATTTCTAGTTTGCGGGCTGGGCAATTTCGGGTCTTATTTGGCAAGAAGACTTTTTGAAAAAGGCCAGGAAGTTATTGCCATCGACATCGATGAAAAAAGGGTTGCTGAGGCCAAGGATTATGTTTCCGAAGCGGTAGTAGCAGATGTTTCTGAAAGAGAGGCACTGGACCAAATCGGCCTGGGGTCGATTGATGCAGCGGTAATAAGCCTGGGAGAAAGCAGGATAGATGCAAGCGTGCTGGCTACCTTACATATACGCGACATCGGAATAACAAGAATAATCGTCAAAGCAATTTCTCAGGACCACGCTAGAATAGTCGAAAAAATTGGGGCAACAGAAGTTATATTCCCAGAAAGGGAAGCAGCCCTGAGACTGGCAGACAAATTGAGTACCCCACATGTTTTTGAACAGATAAACCTCCACGAGGGCTACGCCTTAGTGGAAATGAAAGCCCCAAAGGAACTATGTGATAAGACCCTCCAAGAAGCCCACATAAGGTCAAAGTATGGCATAACCGTGGTCTGGATAAACAGAAAAACCGCGGAAGGAAAAGAGGTTTCCATAGTCCCGCGTCCGGAGGATAAAATCATGGCCGGTGATGTACTCTTCGTACTCGGAGAGGAGAAAGCAATCGAAGGATTCAAGAAACTCAGGATATGA
- a CDS encoding type II toxin-antitoxin system HicB family antitoxin → MYPGEDGYWVAECPSLPGCVSQGKSKEEVIANIKEAIQGYISALEEDGLPIPEEHFEALIVAV, encoded by the coding sequence ATCTATCCCGGTGAAGATGGCTATTGGGTAGCGGAGTGTCCTAGCCTTCCTGGATGTGTAAGCCAAGGGAAAAGCAAAGAAGAAGTTATCGCCAATATCAAAGAAGCGATTCAGGGATATATTTCGGCGCTTGAAGAAGACGGTTTACCTATTCCGGAAGAACATTTTGAAGCTCTAATAGTAGCAGTATGA
- a CDS encoding potassium transporter TrkG encodes MPEQKDRLKELNPTQLVVLTFAAACVIGGVLLKLPIATHGGISFVDALFTATSAVCVTGLIVVDTGTKFTDFGKIVILLLIQVGGLGIATYGAVFTSVLTGRLSLKNRAVIRDSFAHFGVTNFRTLLFEIVLFTLLVELVGALFLFMFIPEGGFFTALFHSVAAFCNAGFSFYPDSFIGYKNHTGVNLVLIFVLVTGGIGFLVVRDLRLYFLKKIPQISLHSRIVLLLSVVLLVGGGVAILGLEWNGALKEMPLKEKILISIFQSATARTTGFNTIDLTLFSSSTLFIMIILMFIGASPGSCGGGIKTSTLAVLLAFIKDRSLGREEVFLSNRTIPRDLVSKGIAVVTASSLVIIFMSVVLTASESWAISYTKMPGIYMDALFEIVSAFGTVGLSLGLTAKLSTFGKIVVIFTMLIGRVGPLAIALAVGGEKPVRFKYAEERVMVG; translated from the coding sequence ATGCCCGAACAGAAAGACCGGCTTAAAGAACTTAATCCCACACAGCTTGTCGTCCTAACATTCGCCGCCGCATGTGTCATCGGGGGAGTTCTACTCAAACTCCCTATCGCCACCCATGGCGGAATATCCTTCGTCGATGCCCTTTTTACGGCCACGTCTGCAGTGTGTGTTACTGGACTAATTGTGGTAGACACCGGCACTAAATTTACCGATTTTGGGAAGATAGTGATTCTTCTACTGATTCAGGTAGGAGGGCTGGGTATTGCTACCTACGGCGCCGTTTTTACTTCCGTACTCACCGGCAGACTGAGCTTGAAGAATAGAGCAGTGATACGTGACTCCTTCGCCCATTTCGGGGTGACCAACTTCAGAACACTGTTATTCGAGATTGTTCTATTTACATTACTGGTCGAACTTGTAGGAGCGCTCTTTCTTTTCATGTTTATTCCGGAAGGTGGTTTTTTTACCGCTCTTTTCCATTCGGTGGCTGCTTTCTGCAATGCTGGCTTCTCCTTTTACCCGGATAGCTTCATCGGATATAAGAATCATACCGGAGTAAACCTGGTTCTGATCTTCGTCCTAGTGACCGGCGGTATAGGTTTTTTGGTTGTCCGCGACTTGAGACTCTACTTTTTGAAAAAAATTCCGCAAATCTCCCTTCATTCCCGGATCGTACTTTTACTAAGCGTAGTTCTCCTAGTGGGCGGCGGGGTAGCCATCCTGGGGCTTGAATGGAATGGAGCTTTGAAAGAAATGCCGCTAAAAGAGAAAATTCTCATTTCTATTTTTCAATCTGCTACTGCCAGGACGACCGGATTTAACACCATAGACCTCACCCTATTCTCAAGCTCTACGCTTTTCATCATGATTATTTTAATGTTTATCGGTGCATCTCCGGGCTCATGCGGCGGCGGTATAAAAACTTCAACCCTCGCCGTGCTGCTCGCTTTCATCAAAGACCGCTCCTTGGGAAGAGAAGAGGTTTTTCTTTCTAATAGAACAATACCCCGAGACCTTGTATCCAAGGGTATTGCCGTGGTCACGGCAAGTTCACTGGTGATAATTTTCATGTCAGTAGTGCTGACTGCATCAGAAAGTTGGGCAATCTCCTATACTAAAATGCCCGGTATCTATATGGATGCGCTTTTTGAAATCGTATCTGCTTTTGGAACAGTGGGGCTCTCCCTCGGGCTTACCGCAAAGCTCTCAACTTTTGGTAAAATTGTGGTAATCTTCACTATGCTTATCGGAAGGGTGGGACCACTTGCCATCGCCCTGGCAGTCGGAGGAGAAAAGCCAGTTCGTTTTAAATACGCAGAAGAAAGAGTCATGGTTGGATGA
- a CDS encoding potassium transporter TrkG, whose protein sequence is MNIKLSLNPIGHFLKFLGLLMLVPAVCSLIYGEDDLETFLISAIITSVFGLTLEILTKTSEDFEELERREAFLIASLCWLSASIFGAIPYVVYGVFENPVDAFFESVSGFTTTGASVMRDIELFPHGILFWRNLTQWLGGMGIIILGIAILPRLAVGGMQLMSLEVPGPTTEKLTPRITETAKKLWVVYLLFSAIQALLLFLAGMSVYDSIVHTFSTMSTGGYSTKNLSIGAFGNPYIEIVVIFFMFIAGMNFVLHYGLLRGDYKKLIRDPEFGFYLFLTIGAIILVTLELWMRMNPDFLDALRAASFQVVSIGTTTGFATDNFDLWPSFSKWLLLILMFLGGCAGSTSGAIKNIRIMILLKKCYREIHKLIYPKAVLPIRLGKKAVSEEAVSSATGFFLLYLVVFLIGTLLIMAEGASIVTAISACAATIGNVGPGLEQVGPTLNYAGLTSLSKIVLSLLMLLGRLELFTILVLFAPAFWRK, encoded by the coding sequence GTGAACATAAAACTTTCCCTCAATCCCATAGGCCACTTTCTAAAATTTTTGGGACTGCTTATGCTGGTCCCGGCGGTTTGTTCCCTCATCTACGGGGAGGACGACCTAGAGACCTTTCTGATTTCTGCCATTATAACCTCCGTATTTGGACTGACCTTGGAGATTCTGACTAAAACATCCGAGGATTTCGAGGAACTGGAGAGAAGGGAGGCCTTTCTCATCGCCAGCCTGTGCTGGTTGTCCGCCAGCATTTTTGGGGCTATTCCTTATGTTGTCTACGGCGTTTTCGAAAATCCGGTTGACGCCTTTTTTGAATCGGTATCCGGATTCACTACCACCGGAGCTAGTGTCATGAGGGACATCGAATTATTCCCGCACGGAATCTTGTTCTGGCGAAACCTCACCCAATGGCTTGGCGGAATGGGCATCATAATCCTGGGAATCGCCATTCTTCCCCGGTTAGCGGTGGGCGGGATGCAGCTTATGTCCCTGGAGGTTCCCGGTCCTACTACCGAAAAGCTGACGCCGCGGATTACGGAGACGGCAAAAAAACTGTGGGTTGTGTATCTGCTGTTTTCGGCCATCCAGGCTTTGTTGCTTTTCTTGGCCGGGATGTCGGTCTACGATTCCATCGTCCACACCTTCTCCACCATGTCTACGGGCGGATACTCGACTAAGAACCTGAGCATCGGTGCCTTTGGAAACCCCTACATCGAGATTGTGGTCATTTTTTTTATGTTTATCGCCGGGATGAATTTCGTCCTTCATTACGGACTCTTGAGAGGAGACTACAAGAAGCTTATCCGGGACCCCGAATTTGGGTTCTATCTGTTTTTAACCATCGGCGCAATTATCCTCGTGACGTTAGAGCTATGGATGAGAATGAATCCGGACTTTCTCGATGCTCTGAGAGCCGCTTCGTTCCAAGTAGTATCGATAGGAACCACCACCGGCTTTGCCACGGATAATTTTGACCTGTGGCCTTCCTTCTCCAAATGGCTTCTTCTGATACTGATGTTTCTGGGAGGTTGTGCCGGGTCGACCTCCGGTGCTATCAAAAACATACGCATCATGATTCTTTTGAAAAAATGCTACAGAGAAATTCACAAGTTGATTTATCCAAAGGCGGTCCTACCGATAAGGCTAGGGAAAAAAGCAGTCAGCGAAGAAGCGGTATCCAGTGCAACCGGATTCTTTTTGCTTTACTTGGTGGTCTTTCTAATCGGAACCTTGCTTATCATGGCTGAAGGGGCCTCTATAGTTACCGCAATTTCGGCCTGTGCGGCAACCATTGGGAACGTAGGACCAGGGCTGGAGCAAGTAGGCCCCACTCTCAACTACGCCGGCCTAACCTCCTTGTCCAAAATCGTCCTCTCGCTGCTTATGCTTCTGGGAAGGCTTGAACTATTCACCATCCTGGTTCTTTTTGCCCCGGCGTTCTGGAGAAAGTAA
- a CDS encoding D-glycerate dehydrogenase gives MKKVYITANLPGKSVEDLKRDYKVEVFSEERSPTEEEILRGARDAHALVAMVTDRIDSTVIDSCPSLLVISNCGVGYENIDVDHATKRGILVTNTPGVLTETTADLAWALIFSVARRIISGDSFVREGRFVGWRPTLFLGVDVHGKTLGIYGMGRIGTAIARRAKGFDMRVIYHNRKRNEESEKESGAIYVDFPTLLRESDFVAIAAPLNEGSRGRFGLDEFRQMKRTAVLVNVGRGQIVKEKELALALEERIIWGAGLDVYEREPAVEEKLLKLRNVVLLPHLGSASLETRERMASMAVENVVQALSGEAPRNLVNPEVLDTR, from the coding sequence ATGAAAAAGGTTTATATAACGGCCAATCTTCCCGGAAAATCAGTGGAGGATTTGAAGAGAGATTACAAAGTGGAGGTATTTTCGGAGGAACGCTCGCCGACTGAGGAGGAGATACTCCGGGGCGCAAGGGATGCTCACGCCTTGGTGGCTATGGTTACAGATAGAATTGATAGCACCGTTATCGACTCATGTCCAAGTCTCTTAGTTATTTCCAATTGCGGTGTTGGATACGAGAACATAGACGTAGACCATGCTACCAAAAGAGGGATCTTGGTGACAAATACGCCTGGGGTTCTCACCGAAACTACTGCAGACTTGGCTTGGGCGTTGATTTTCTCCGTTGCCCGAAGAATTATATCCGGAGATTCGTTTGTGCGGGAAGGTCGGTTTGTAGGCTGGAGGCCAACCCTTTTTTTGGGCGTTGATGTTCATGGAAAAACCCTGGGCATCTACGGCATGGGACGTATCGGCACGGCTATAGCCAGGAGGGCTAAGGGTTTTGACATGCGAGTTATTTACCACAATAGGAAGAGAAACGAAGAATCGGAAAAAGAAAGCGGAGCTATTTACGTTGATTTTCCTACTCTTTTGAGAGAGTCCGATTTTGTGGCCATTGCTGCACCCCTGAACGAAGGTAGCAGAGGTCGTTTTGGGCTCGATGAATTTAGACAAATGAAAAGAACTGCCGTACTGGTGAATGTAGGGCGGGGTCAGATCGTGAAGGAAAAGGAGCTGGCATTGGCCCTTGAGGAGAGAATCATCTGGGGGGCAGGACTCGATGTCTACGAGAGAGAGCCGGCTGTGGAAGAGAAACTTTTGAAACTGCGAAATGTGGTCCTTCTTCCTCATCTGGGGAGTGCTTCCCTTGAAACAAGGGAAAGGATGGCCAGCATGGCTGTAGAAAATGTGGTTCAAGCGCTGAGTGGTGAAGCCCCTCGAAATCTGGTTAACCCCGAGGTTCTTGATACGAGGTAG